The following are from one region of the Halobacteriovorax vibrionivorans genome:
- a CDS encoding LysR family transcriptional regulator — MNIRSFDLNLLVIFKDLFNTLSVSQTATNLGLSQPAVSHALNRLRDSLNDELFIRTARTFIPTDKAIQLGSFLETYLNELESNLFEQEGWDSHNSSKEFRVSGTAFDSFMWVPKLMESLVESAPKLKVTMKGIVLEDFLDRMIRGEIDLSFAGNLEEINNFSVETLGIHDFCIIASKSNSQYKKKISLKQYLKAGHVLYTPTEKPGSDIDNYLSSIGESRNILVKTSYLNSIPRLVEKRNMLSMVPLAYGKTVAKYFDLKLYDVPFEVSPFKHQMVWHKSRQNSSSHKWLRDYIRDSYWDFIQEVS, encoded by the coding sequence ATGAATATTAGAAGTTTTGATCTCAATTTATTAGTTATCTTTAAAGACTTATTTAATACGTTAAGTGTAAGTCAGACGGCAACAAATCTTGGCCTATCTCAGCCTGCTGTCAGCCATGCTCTTAATCGTTTACGTGATAGTCTTAATGATGAGCTTTTTATTAGAACAGCTCGAACTTTTATTCCAACTGATAAGGCCATTCAACTCGGCTCATTTCTGGAAACTTATTTAAATGAGCTTGAGAGTAATCTCTTTGAACAAGAGGGGTGGGATTCTCATAATTCTAGCAAGGAGTTTAGGGTTTCTGGGACAGCTTTTGATTCATTTATGTGGGTTCCTAAGTTGATGGAGTCATTAGTAGAGAGCGCGCCTAAGCTTAAGGTTACGATGAAAGGGATTGTTCTTGAAGATTTTTTGGATCGAATGATAAGAGGTGAGATTGATTTAAGTTTTGCTGGAAACCTTGAAGAAATTAATAATTTTAGTGTCGAGACTCTTGGTATCCACGACTTTTGTATTATTGCGAGTAAATCCAATTCTCAATATAAAAAGAAGATCTCGCTGAAGCAGTATTTAAAGGCCGGCCATGTTCTCTATACTCCAACAGAGAAGCCTGGTAGTGATATTGATAATTACCTTAGTAGCATTGGCGAAAGCCGAAATATATTGGTTAAGACTTCATACCTTAATTCCATCCCAAGGCTTGTCGAGAAGAGAAATATGTTATCGATGGTTCCTCTTGCCTATGGGAAAACTGTGGCAAAGTATTTTGATCTCAAGCTATATGATGTCCCTTTTGAAGTGAGTCCATTTAAGCATCAGATGGTTTGGCACAAGAGCCGCCAAAACTCTTCTTCTCATAAATGGCTAAGGGATTATATCCGCGATAGTTATTGGGACTTTATTCAAGAAGTCAGTTAA
- a CDS encoding YwbE family protein, producing MEGNVRDHIEIGERVRIVLKKDQRTGELTEGIVKDILTKSDYHPHGIKVRLESGDVGRVKEILD from the coding sequence ATGGAAGGAAATGTAAGAGACCACATTGAAATAGGCGAGCGAGTTCGCATCGTCTTAAAGAAAGATCAGCGCACAGGTGAGTTAACAGAAGGTATTGTAAAAGATATCCTGACAAAGTCAGATTATCATCCACATGGGATTAAGGTTCGTCTTGAAAGTGGTGATGTTGGGCGAGTTAAGGAAATCCTTGATTAA
- a CDS encoding cupin domain-containing protein, with protein sequence MKENYNLDFSKNLAINTSEMDWVKSPSPNVLRKPLEREAKESGHTTSVVQYLPNSKFSEHSHPLGEEIFVLEGVFSDEHGDYPAGTYIRNPPGSSHSPFSREGCIIFVKLNQFSPEDKKRIVVDTKTTQWHPGHGNLEVMPLHRFGTESVALVKWPEGERFISHTHFGGEEIFVLSGEFRDEHGVYPKGTWLRSRHLSNHHPWVEKETIIFVKTGHLI encoded by the coding sequence ATGAAAGAAAATTATAATTTAGACTTTTCAAAAAACTTAGCTATTAATACTTCCGAGATGGATTGGGTAAAATCTCCTTCACCAAATGTATTAAGAAAACCTTTAGAAAGAGAAGCCAAAGAATCTGGTCATACGACATCAGTGGTACAGTATTTACCGAACTCAAAATTCAGTGAACATTCACATCCGCTAGGGGAAGAGATCTTTGTTTTAGAAGGGGTGTTTTCTGACGAACATGGTGACTATCCGGCCGGTACTTATATTCGAAACCCGCCTGGATCATCTCATTCACCTTTTAGTCGTGAAGGCTGTATTATATTTGTAAAATTAAATCAATTTTCTCCAGAAGATAAGAAAAGAATCGTAGTGGATACTAAAACAACTCAATGGCATCCAGGTCACGGAAATTTAGAAGTAATGCCTCTTCATCGATTTGGAACTGAGAGTGTCGCTTTGGTTAAATGGCCAGAGGGTGAGAGATTTATTTCCCATACCCACTTTGGAGGAGAGGAGATATTTGTCTTAAGTGGTGAATTTCGAGATGAACATGGCGTTTACCCAAAAGGAACTTGGCTTAGAAGTCGCCATCTCTCCAATCACCACCCTTGGGTTGAGAAGGAAACGATAATCTTTGTGAAAACAGGGCATTTAATTTAA
- a CDS encoding nucleotide pyrophosphohydrolase, with product MKNIDISEISNELEQFAIDRDWNQFHSIKNLAMALSVETSELVEIFQWMSEDQSNSIVDNPKKFKEVEEEVADIFLYLVRIAGKLNIDLESVAKAKIQKNSEKYPVEKAKGNAKKYTEL from the coding sequence ATGAAAAATATTGATATTAGTGAAATTTCAAATGAATTAGAACAATTTGCAATAGATAGGGACTGGAACCAGTTTCATTCAATTAAAAACCTCGCAATGGCCTTGAGTGTAGAGACTTCAGAACTTGTTGAGATCTTTCAATGGATGAGCGAGGATCAATCAAACTCGATTGTCGATAATCCTAAGAAGTTTAAAGAAGTAGAAGAAGAAGTTGCTGATATATTTCTTTATCTTGTTCGTATCGCTGGAAAGCTTAATATTGATCTTGAGTCGGTGGCCAAAGCAAAAATACAAAAGAATTCAGAAAAGTACCCTGTCGAAAAAGCGAAGGGGAATGCAAAGAAATATACTGAGCTTTAG
- a CDS encoding DUF3347 domain-containing protein produces the protein MKLFIAFILSFNVFCHELEYQNYLKLQSSLVEGNLNNALKSWKTMCEKELGHYAKDYKYNDCGKNIESVSALRDSFKLLSEIYIKNGKSLENSELKIVKCPMAKARWIQKGSSIKNPYYGKKMLTCGEIES, from the coding sequence ATGAAATTATTTATAGCTTTTATATTATCTTTTAACGTTTTTTGCCATGAGTTAGAGTATCAAAATTACCTAAAGCTTCAGAGTTCATTAGTTGAAGGCAATCTAAATAATGCCTTAAAGTCTTGGAAAACAATGTGTGAGAAAGAACTTGGCCACTATGCTAAGGACTATAAGTATAATGACTGTGGCAAGAATATTGAAAGTGTTAGTGCTCTAAGAGACTCATTTAAACTTCTTTCAGAAATCTATATTAAGAATGGAAAGTCACTTGAAAATAGCGAGCTAAAGATCGTTAAATGTCCAATGGCAAAGGCCCGTTGGATTCAAAAAGGTTCTTCTATTAAGAATCCATATTACGGAAAGAAGATGCTTACTTGTGGTGAAATAGAGTCGTAA
- a CDS encoding NAD(P)H-dependent oxidoreductase translates to MKVLIINAHPDLESFTTSISNKIYETHLAKGHDVTLLNLASIDFEISFKGYSDREKIDTLEADLESAQKQIKKSDHIIITTPIWWSTYPAILKGFFDRTLLPGFAFKFHKGKMVQEKLLTGKTAELVLLSDALAWYRRYLLKDPAATILKRDILGFCGIKVKKVHRIGSVGSLDAEARERVIKTF, encoded by the coding sequence ATGAAAGTATTAATTATTAACGCACATCCAGACCTAGAAAGCTTTACGACAAGTATCTCTAATAAAATCTATGAGACTCACCTTGCTAAAGGCCACGATGTAACCCTATTAAATCTTGCGTCAATTGACTTTGAAATAAGCTTTAAGGGATATTCTGATCGAGAGAAAATTGACACCCTTGAAGCAGACCTTGAATCCGCTCAAAAGCAAATCAAGAAAAGTGATCATATTATCATCACAACTCCCATCTGGTGGTCAACATATCCTGCAATCCTAAAGGGCTTCTTTGATAGAACGCTTCTTCCTGGCTTTGCCTTCAAATTTCACAAAGGAAAAATGGTTCAAGAAAAGCTTCTCACAGGTAAAACAGCAGAGCTTGTCTTATTAAGTGATGCGCTGGCCTGGTACAGACGCTACTTACTAAAAGACCCGGCCGCAACAATCCTTAAACGAGATATACTTGGCTTTTGCGGTATAAAAGTTAAAAAGGTACATCGTATCGGAAGTGTCGGTAGCCTCGACGCAGAAGCTCGCGAAAGGGTGATTAAGACTTTTTAG
- a CDS encoding phosphorothioated DNA-binding restriction endonuclease has protein sequence MMEEFIQWYENINKARAKDYYAPHKPITILYALVKAASDVRWIEYNSDNEKLRSIIREFTKFTSSPKELDPLWRLKNDSKVYKFWSSIPEKVILGASGIPSVTTARENNMMFGFSDEVYNKLKDNKAHIHALIRYITEDNFPDSLHETLWELLGVFDLEAQAPTQETITTTVTKVKRDPRFPKLILSLYGNQCACCGLKINFKNNTALSMEAAHIKWKARGGDCNEHNGLALCPTHHYTFDRGIWTLNSDYRIELSNSILIDRKNDTFFTPYIGESIGRFILNEELLPSVGNIEWHRKNILK, from the coding sequence ATGATGGAAGAATTTATCCAATGGTACGAAAATATTAATAAGGCACGTGCAAAAGACTATTATGCACCTCACAAGCCTATCACAATCTTGTATGCCCTTGTAAAAGCAGCAAGTGATGTCCGTTGGATTGAGTATAACAGTGACAACGAGAAGTTAAGGTCAATCATTAGAGAATTCACTAAATTCACCTCGTCACCAAAAGAGTTAGATCCTTTATGGAGACTTAAAAATGACTCTAAAGTTTACAAATTTTGGTCGTCAATTCCCGAAAAAGTAATATTAGGAGCGAGTGGTATTCCTTCTGTTACAACAGCAAGAGAAAACAATATGATGTTTGGCTTCAGTGATGAGGTCTACAACAAGCTAAAAGACAATAAAGCTCATATCCATGCCCTCATTCGCTATATAACAGAGGATAACTTCCCAGATAGCCTACATGAAACTCTTTGGGAATTACTTGGTGTCTTTGACCTAGAGGCTCAAGCTCCAACCCAAGAAACCATCACGACAACAGTGACAAAAGTAAAAAGAGATCCAAGGTTTCCAAAGCTTATCTTATCTCTTTACGGTAACCAATGTGCTTGTTGTGGATTAAAGATTAATTTCAAAAACAACACGGCGCTTTCAATGGAAGCAGCCCATATCAAATGGAAAGCTCGCGGCGGAGACTGCAACGAACATAACGGCCTCGCTCTATGCCCTACTCACCACTACACATTTGATCGTGGTATCTGGACACTTAATTCTGACTATAGAATTGAGCTTAGTAATTCAATTCTAATTGATCGCAAGAATGATACATTCTTTACTCCTTATATTGGTGAATCGATTGGAAGGTTTATTCTAAATGAAGAATTACTTCCAAGTGTTGGGAATATTGAGTGGCATAGGAAGAACATTTTAAAGTAA
- a CDS encoding SAM-dependent methyltransferase — translation MSKPQFIFVCTNPGNEILLKEEIKIFYPELVFSFSKKGFVTFKNTGVEYDLKTISQLQLTFATRSGIFFGKSTPETIAQDVKASGLDSENHMIHSFEIGCETDFDAAKTFGREVNEYSAEGKIVIDLISLGPNEIWFGAHSVANGCTRYPNSIVDIETPKNAISKGHLKLAQIVKLYAVKLFKGDLWLDFGCAPGGAAQYLLDNGCKVVGIDPAEVSPVVGKHKNFTHMKRSVQDLSHEDLPEEVRWIHADININPKQSIKEILRLAKKYNRTLKGIIFTVQVVKMEYIENIEEFEDQFYDWGFNNIISRQVPAHKKEYVILATR, via the coding sequence ATGAGCAAGCCACAATTTATCTTCGTATGTACCAATCCTGGAAATGAAATACTTTTAAAAGAAGAAATTAAAATATTTTATCCTGAATTAGTCTTTAGTTTTTCAAAGAAAGGCTTTGTGACATTTAAGAATACTGGTGTTGAGTATGACTTAAAGACAATCTCACAGTTGCAACTGACGTTTGCTACTCGTAGTGGAATCTTCTTTGGGAAGTCGACGCCCGAGACTATCGCGCAAGATGTGAAGGCATCGGGACTTGATAGTGAAAACCATATGATTCATAGCTTTGAAATTGGTTGTGAAACTGATTTTGATGCAGCTAAGACTTTTGGCCGTGAGGTGAATGAGTATAGCGCCGAAGGTAAGATTGTCATCGATTTAATTAGCTTAGGACCAAATGAAATATGGTTTGGGGCCCATAGTGTAGCAAACGGATGCACGCGCTATCCAAATTCAATTGTTGACATAGAGACGCCTAAAAATGCTATTTCAAAGGGCCACTTAAAACTTGCTCAAATCGTTAAGTTATATGCTGTGAAATTATTCAAAGGAGACCTTTGGCTTGATTTTGGTTGTGCTCCAGGTGGAGCGGCCCAATATCTTTTGGATAATGGTTGTAAGGTTGTGGGGATTGATCCCGCTGAAGTGAGTCCAGTAGTAGGTAAGCACAAGAATTTTACTCATATGAAAAGGTCTGTACAAGATCTCTCTCATGAAGATTTACCGGAAGAGGTGCGTTGGATTCATGCCGATATAAATATAAATCCAAAACAATCTATTAAAGAGATCTTAAGACTTGCTAAGAAGTATAATCGCACACTTAAGGGAATCATTTTTACAGTTCAGGTTGTAAAGATGGAGTATATTGAAAATATCGAAGAGTTCGAAGATCAGTTTTACGATTGGGGATTTAATAATATCATTAGTCGCCAGGTTCCTGCGCATAAGAAAGAGTATGTGATTTTGGCCACTCGCTAA
- a CDS encoding phytoene desaturase family protein encodes MKEYDVVVLGAGMGGLAAAALWAQKGERVLLVESHYAGGGCAGYFKRKQGYYDVGATTLSGLADGRPVNKILKKLNLDLKTYHCNPGIKVNTEDEVFNFYASLDELNDELIRVFNLDCLKTLKKWQALEDLLWESLDYVQDFPNIGPSTIKKFFMNPTRKLLKHPKLFTSSFYNYLPKEMKKNKKFIRVLDQLLLISTQQTSKTCPAFMGILGFFYPLDTHAIEGGMWGLVKSLESKIQSFGGEIKYRSTCEKIEKEGGAYLISTNKEQIKCSKLISNISPEVFDSLFMDKELKQDKGKIWGAMTAYFSFSSKIPITELYQQVHYRDGSLFFSFSHPDDQHRSEGMQMVTVSTHVDCDGFDQRDDAYKNKKEKFKTDVLDAFNKCFKEHEIDEVAFDSVGTPLTFKHYTQRLNGEVGGLIHNSALSLLRLIPNKMKNENIYFVGDYTFPGQGIVSVFQSALNTIKE; translated from the coding sequence ATGAAAGAGTATGATGTTGTCGTTCTTGGTGCTGGTATGGGCGGGCTTGCTGCCGCTGCCTTGTGGGCCCAAAAAGGTGAGCGAGTATTGCTTGTGGAGTCTCACTATGCTGGAGGAGGTTGTGCAGGATACTTTAAGCGAAAGCAAGGATATTACGATGTCGGTGCAACAACACTAAGTGGCCTTGCCGATGGCCGCCCAGTAAATAAGATCTTAAAAAAACTAAATTTAGATTTAAAAACTTATCACTGCAATCCAGGGATAAAAGTTAATACAGAAGATGAAGTATTTAACTTCTACGCTAGTTTAGATGAACTTAACGATGAGTTAATAAGAGTCTTTAATCTAGATTGCTTGAAGACGCTAAAAAAATGGCAGGCCCTAGAGGATCTTCTTTGGGAGAGTCTTGATTATGTACAGGACTTTCCAAATATTGGTCCTTCAACAATTAAGAAGTTCTTTATGAATCCAACAAGAAAACTTCTTAAACACCCTAAGCTTTTTACATCGTCTTTTTATAATTACCTTCCTAAAGAGATGAAAAAAAATAAGAAATTTATTCGTGTCTTAGATCAACTACTTCTCATTAGTACTCAACAAACATCTAAGACATGTCCTGCATTTATGGGAATACTTGGCTTCTTCTATCCGCTTGATACCCATGCTATTGAAGGTGGAATGTGGGGATTAGTGAAATCCTTAGAGAGTAAGATTCAGTCATTTGGTGGTGAGATTAAATATCGCTCTACTTGTGAGAAAATTGAAAAAGAGGGCGGGGCGTATCTTATCTCAACAAATAAAGAGCAGATTAAATGCTCAAAGCTAATCTCAAATATTTCTCCAGAAGTTTTTGATTCATTATTTATGGATAAAGAGTTAAAGCAAGACAAGGGAAAGATTTGGGGTGCAATGACGGCCTATTTTAGCTTCTCAAGTAAAATACCTATCACTGAATTATATCAGCAAGTTCATTACCGAGATGGATCTCTCTTCTTTTCATTCTCACACCCTGATGATCAGCACCGCTCTGAAGGTATGCAAATGGTAACAGTGTCTACCCATGTTGATTGCGATGGTTTTGATCAAAGAGATGATGCTTATAAGAATAAAAAAGAGAAATTTAAAACAGACGTTCTAGATGCTTTTAATAAATGCTTTAAAGAGCATGAAATTGATGAGGTGGCCTTTGATAGTGTCGGCACTCCATTAACATTTAAGCACTATACACAAAGGCTTAATGGAGAAGTAGGTGGTCTGATTCATAATTCAGCACTTTCTCTACTTCGCTTAATTCCTAATAAAATGAAAAACGAAAATATATACTTTGTTGGAGACTATACATTTCCAGGACAAGGAATTGTCTCTGTCTTTCAGTCTGCGCTAAATACCATTAAGGAGTAA
- a CDS encoding metallophosphoesterase family protein: MSLHKTEKIIEFLKEQDRDSLSLISLINEFEICKDEALVVYNNIKSLNIYDEYYYIDCPRCGAINEDGESVYLEINDIERTCSYCDKVFVSNSSNITYALYKSKKKKVQEKVRTKKKLKPTVKRFPSIFEKCLENPIDDFLKLVKNDSLIWHLSDLHYGNTVSFFGLLKSKCFKQSWEIFLSKVPFARKVFFKLFGKIVNPGHSIYLENEFLSLLKYIENDEQIFCITGDLTKTGDLKEVIEYVNFRNRLSEKGKVLEVPGNHDYWVGRSFVFRLFDSLFNNISRNKSTTNALKAFFDNKIFLNLETNPISWEQLQFKKKMINFLCIDSNFRHKKAISQGIFPLDKEFEIRKNTSANFDFNIVLLHHHIDDYLDDCESNSKYLKEVLAMRVVNSYKSSKLLRAINVDFVLHGHKHKQDYKHLVGDQKVGTVIASPSLFLDIYCPDERKVYHESEYIGFNIIHLLNNKLYLLQIRLIDGVYKLFKVDELGKCHCS; the protein is encoded by the coding sequence TTGAGCTTGCATAAAACTGAAAAAATAATTGAATTTTTAAAAGAGCAAGATAGGGATTCTTTATCCTTAATATCCCTTATTAATGAATTTGAAATATGTAAAGATGAGGCATTAGTTGTTTATAATAATATAAAATCATTAAATATATATGATGAATATTACTACATAGATTGTCCTAGATGTGGAGCTATTAATGAAGATGGTGAAAGCGTTTATCTTGAAATCAATGATATAGAGAGAACGTGTAGTTATTGTGATAAAGTCTTTGTAAGTAATTCTTCAAATATAACTTATGCTTTATATAAAAGTAAAAAAAAAAAAGTACAAGAAAAAGTACGAACCAAAAAGAAGTTAAAGCCTACAGTAAAGCGTTTCCCATCAATATTTGAAAAGTGTCTAGAAAATCCAATTGATGATTTTTTAAAGTTGGTCAAGAACGATAGTTTGATATGGCACCTTTCTGATCTGCATTATGGTAATACTGTAAGTTTTTTTGGATTGTTAAAATCAAAATGCTTTAAGCAGTCATGGGAAATCTTTCTTTCAAAGGTTCCATTTGCTAGAAAGGTATTTTTTAAACTTTTTGGAAAAATAGTGAATCCTGGACATTCTATATATTTAGAGAATGAGTTCTTAAGCTTATTAAAATACATTGAAAATGATGAACAAATATTTTGCATTACTGGAGACTTAACTAAAACAGGCGACTTAAAAGAAGTTATTGAATATGTTAATTTTAGAAATAGGCTTTCTGAGAAAGGAAAGGTTTTAGAAGTGCCAGGTAATCATGATTATTGGGTAGGTAGAAGCTTTGTTTTTAGACTTTTTGACAGTCTTTTCAATAATATTTCGCGAAATAAAAGTACAACAAATGCATTGAAAGCTTTTTTTGATAACAAAATATTTTTAAACTTGGAAACAAATCCTATTTCATGGGAGCAATTACAGTTTAAGAAAAAAATGATTAACTTTCTATGTATAGATTCTAATTTTAGACATAAGAAAGCTATCTCACAGGGGATATTTCCGTTAGATAAAGAGTTTGAAATTAGAAAAAATACTTCTGCAAATTTTGATTTTAATATCGTTCTACTTCATCATCATATTGATGATTATTTGGATGATTGTGAATCAAATTCAAAGTATTTGAAAGAAGTCTTAGCAATGAGAGTTGTAAACTCCTACAAATCATCTAAATTATTGAGAGCTATAAATGTTGACTTTGTTTTGCATGGCCATAAGCATAAGCAGGATTATAAACACTTAGTTGGTGATCAAAAGGTCGGTACTGTGATCGCATCACCTAGCCTTTTTTTAGATATTTATTGCCCTGATGAGCGTAAAGTTTATCATGAAAGTGAGTATATTGGTTTTAATATTATACATCTGTTAAATAATAAATTGTATCTATTACAAATACGGCTAATTGATGGTGTATATAAATTATTTAAAGTTGATGAACTCGGAAAATGTCACTGTAGTTAA
- a CDS encoding DUF2075 domain-containing protein, which yields MSSFNFIAETYRFTEDDIELIDSNYHAKELYPVIYILFDDKKRIAYVGESTNIKSRLKSHLKNKEKNKLTHFYLISSEYFNKSAALDIESLLIQYLPPGANYRLLNGNLGIVNHQYYQQPKYQNLFSKIWSTLELDEKISKSLLDVENTDLFKFSPYKSLTISQFESIKLVLKSLLGKTNSVFIQGAAGTGKTIVGVTLVKLLTCYHLYEEDDYNWDDLELKSLIVELKSKYPNGLNVGFVVPMSSLRQTLKNVFAGIYGLKKSMVIGPSDVDKKDYDILIVDEAHRLQRRVGITNYKSFDDFNRKHGLGKNGHQLDWINKCSKKKVLFYDTEQSIKPADVRHEDFAKLKKSKTSTEVLLQSQMRCIGGNGYIDFVTNLLNCTLKAPFLSSAYDIKIFSDMNEMVKALAEKEKKHGLCRMMSGYSWEWTSKHDDKPDYDAKIDGVELTWNRETKDWINSTTAMSEMGCIHTVQGYDLNYAGIIFGEEIDYDEESNSIVVDKSKYFDAKGKVSIENQEELKDYIIKIYKTLMFRGIRGAYIYVCNPSLKKYIERFV from the coding sequence ATGTCTTCTTTTAACTTTATAGCTGAAACATATCGTTTTACAGAAGATGATATTGAGCTAATTGATTCAAATTATCATGCAAAAGAATTATATCCAGTTATCTATATTCTTTTTGATGATAAGAAGCGAATTGCTTATGTAGGTGAGTCTACAAATATAAAGTCGAGGCTTAAAAGTCATTTAAAAAATAAAGAGAAAAATAAACTTACTCATTTTTACTTAATTTCGAGTGAGTATTTTAATAAATCTGCCGCATTAGATATCGAGTCTTTATTGATTCAGTATCTTCCTCCCGGAGCAAATTATCGCCTGTTAAATGGAAATCTTGGGATTGTTAACCATCAGTATTATCAACAACCAAAGTATCAAAATCTTTTTAGCAAAATTTGGTCTACATTAGAGTTAGATGAGAAAATATCTAAGAGTTTATTAGATGTAGAAAACACCGATCTCTTTAAATTCTCCCCATATAAATCATTAACTATTAGCCAATTTGAATCAATTAAGCTTGTGCTAAAAAGTCTTCTAGGAAAAACAAATTCAGTCTTTATCCAAGGGGCAGCAGGTACTGGTAAGACGATTGTTGGTGTGACACTTGTAAAGCTTCTGACTTGTTATCATTTATATGAAGAAGACGATTATAATTGGGACGACTTAGAATTAAAGTCTCTTATTGTAGAGTTGAAGTCGAAATATCCAAATGGATTAAATGTCGGCTTTGTCGTGCCAATGTCTTCTTTAAGACAAACTCTTAAGAATGTTTTTGCAGGTATATATGGTTTAAAGAAGTCCATGGTAATTGGCCCAAGTGATGTTGATAAGAAAGATTATGACATACTTATTGTAGATGAGGCCCATAGGTTACAAAGAAGAGTCGGTATTACAAATTATAAGAGCTTTGATGACTTTAATCGAAAGCACGGCCTTGGTAAGAATGGTCATCAGCTAGATTGGATTAATAAATGTAGTAAGAAGAAGGTTCTCTTCTATGATACTGAACAATCGATAAAGCCTGCCGATGTAAGACATGAAGATTTTGCAAAGCTAAAGAAGTCGAAAACTAGTACAGAGGTCCTACTTCAGTCTCAAATGAGATGTATTGGTGGAAATGGATATATTGATTTTGTCACAAATCTACTAAACTGCACTCTGAAAGCACCATTTCTCTCTAGCGCCTACGACATAAAGATCTTCTCAGACATGAATGAGATGGTAAAGGCGTTAGCTGAAAAAGAAAAAAAACATGGTCTATGCCGTATGATGTCTGGTTACTCTTGGGAATGGACTTCAAAGCATGATGATAAACCTGACTACGATGCAAAAATTGATGGTGTTGAGCTTACTTGGAATAGAGAGACCAAAGACTGGATTAATTCAACGACAGCTATGTCTGAGATGGGATGCATTCATACCGTGCAGGGCTATGACTTAAATTACGCGGGAATTATCTTTGGTGAAGAAATTGATTATGATGAAGAAAGTAATTCTATCGTAGTCGATAAATCAAAGTACTTTGATGCTAAAGGGAAGGTTAGTATCGAGAACCAGGAAGAGTTGAAGGATTACATTATTAAAATTTATAAGACCCTTATGTTTAGAGGGATTCGAGGGGCTTATATTTATGTTTGTAATCCGAGTTTGAAAAAGTATATTGAGCGATTTGTTTAG
- a CDS encoding class I SAM-dependent methyltransferase — protein MNYYDKNNQEFIDSTLDLDLTSLYKPFLKEVKAGGAILDIGCGPGRDLKYFVDHGYKAEGVEPSSKLAGFAREHSGCVVHEGLLQDVSIEGKFDGIWACASLLHVPSNELKDVFSKISDLMNEDAVFYCSFKYGEFEGERKGRFFNDQTLETIKEFLPHELTISKDWVTEDKRPDRDERWLNLILKNK, from the coding sequence ATGAATTACTACGACAAGAACAACCAAGAATTCATCGATTCAACACTTGATCTCGATCTCACAAGTCTATACAAACCTTTCTTAAAAGAAGTGAAGGCAGGAGGGGCTATCCTCGACATCGGCTGTGGGCCGGGGCGCGACTTAAAGTATTTTGTCGATCATGGATATAAGGCAGAGGGAGTGGAGCCGAGCTCGAAGCTTGCAGGCTTTGCTCGTGAGCATAGTGGTTGCGTCGTACATGAAGGCTTACTTCAAGACGTGAGTATTGAAGGAAAGTTTGATGGAATCTGGGCATGCGCTTCTCTTTTGCATGTGCCATCAAATGAACTTAAGGATGTCTTTTCAAAAATTTCAGATCTTATGAATGAAGATGCTGTTTTCTATTGTTCTTTCAAGTACGGAGAGTTTGAAGGTGAGCGCAAAGGGCGCTTCTTCAATGATCAGACTCTTGAGACGATTAAGGAGTTCTTGCCTCATGAGCTTACGATCTCAAAGGATTGGGTTACTGAAGATAAGAGGCCTGATCGTGATGAGAGGTGGCTAAACCTAATTTTGAAGAATAAGTAA